The Gossypium raimondii isolate GPD5lz chromosome 2, ASM2569854v1, whole genome shotgun sequence genome segment TAGATATTTAGAGTCGCTAGAGGGGGTTTCTAGCCATTGAGAGTATTGGATTTGTGCATTTATTGCAGTATATAGATCTATTTTTTAAGGCATTGAAGGGATGTCTCCATACATTGAGACAGAAATATAACTATTGGAGCAAAATGTCTCTATGTCAACAAGATtgatgtctcgagacataatGACTGTTGAGTATGCCACAtgtttcagtcaaatttgaaagataatttcccaattaaactatgtttatttatttctatcgAACTCTGATTACtctgattattttattattatttgacctacgaatttaacctataaataggctcttttacaaccttagaaaatgcacccattaaatattaaaattcataacacttttggagaattttgtttttacgttttgagggttcctTGTTTTCGGGTTTCGagatttagttttttatctcctcttttgtactcttcgttattttgccattataataaaattatctttgtctatagttttttatcctctttggagagatttttccacattaaatttgtgttcaatttctcaatttcttccgctattttttacttgtttgttgtttaatcgggtcgatccccgATAATGACCATGTCTCAAGACTTCTTTGTCTCGAGATATTTTACCTCATGAAGCAAaatatttaacttcaaaaaagCTTTATATCTTAGGATATAGCAAAATGTCTCAAGTCAACAAGACTAATGTCTTGAGGGCTTAGGGTAGGTTTTTGATGGGCAGTGCGTTTACCTgtgattagtgtaaaaacagcgatggcggtgagattagatactgtagcgatattgtaacgtgagataaaaagtaatCTAAGCGCACCGCACTGCACCTAATCGCTCATTCAAACTCAGCCTTAGAAGGCTATCTCAGACATTTCACCCATAAAGCGAAACTTAAACTTCAATGCTTTATGAGCATTCAATGTTTTATATCTTAAGATATTGTTAAgaaaatgcaatattttgaatttaaaaaaaattgaagtactTAACTTTTGTAAAATAGCAAGTCATtcagaaatttaaattttgagtttataacacttaaaattttcttgtatttgtaacacttgaaaacaaatttgactaaaattaaaatttattttattataaaattaaaattaaaatcatgttaTCTTTAAATTCATAGGATTATTAGCTAATAATGGGTTGGATTGTTGAAAactaaatattttcaattgttGACATCACATTACAAAGCTTAATAGTCAAGTcattgattgattgattgatggtattaaataaaagcaaagaagtaaaacatatcaatatgCATTGACCTTGCACATGGCATTTATTCAATTTGCAAAAATTCCAAAACTCACATAACATGGCTCCATGGAACATGGAACAGCAAAGCATGAAAACCGCATAAACATGGCGATTAGAATTAACTTCAAAATAGTGCTAATACAAGTAATTCAAATCAAAtcctttaataatattaaaaaaaaaaaaccttcaataACAAGAAAAACAGAGTTAAAATACCTAAAGGAATTTACTCCATAAACGCAAACCCATAATCAACGACAATACCGTTTTGCCTTCATAATCTATTAATTCATGCAATTAGGAAAGGCAGAACGGTAAGCATAAAAGCTTCGTATGTAAAAGTCGCATTACCACTGTACATGGTATCCTTCTCCTTGAATTTCTCAGTTAGTCCCTACACAAAGAAACGAAGAACCAAACACTGATTAGAAATTGAGCCACCCATCAAGTTAAATGAGGAGATGAGTAGAAAAAGAGAGCTCACTTTAACTGTAAGGCAGCACCtgcattaaaaaaagaaagaaagattagTTATTATGATAGATATAAATTGTTCAAGTTTTTATGATATGACTATATCGATTAAGGTGATAAATAGTGGTCGTACTCGATGAAGTTGTCATATTCAATGGCCTTGTTTTTGCCTCCAGTTTTATCAAACTTTGAGACAAGCAAATCCAAAACAACAGGAGAGACTGAAAATCCGAGACTCAGAAGTGCTTCTCTCAGTTCATTGGCATCTATTTTGCCACTCCTGTCCCTATCGAATCTCTCAAAGATGGCCTGcaccaaacccatttttttaacTGATTAAACCACAAAGGCAATCGATGAATACTGttctttcatttaaaaatactaCAGTTCTGATGGAAATTACCCTCCAATTCTGAAGACTATAGAACACTGAAGTGAACTCCTTCGGACCTGTATTCAGAAATTTTATGAAAGACTAgttaaaatgttgataaaaatTACTGATATgctcatttataaaatttattgtactatgcaagaaaatcaagaaaaccaattcaaactcaaatattCGGTTCGGATTCGATTATTTTCAATTAACAAGTTAAAAGATCTTAATTCTTCAAACCCAAccgaattttatatttatttaatttataattctttataatgTAGGGcaggagaaaataaaattataataatacaatataaatatattatatttaaattactaaaataactaCAAATTATTATacgattattttaattttttaaaacgaaATTCATTACGagtcaattcaatttttaaaaactagaattttatattttaaaatccaaccGAACCGAGAGGTATCAGTCCTAATCATGCCCACCGCAGAAATCAAACAAACATtgtcaaattgaaaaaataatgcATGTGAAGTAAATCAATCACTTATACCCAacgaaataatatattaaaaattacacatatatatatatatatgagaagtgttttttgttttttttggggggtttcAAAGAGAAGTCAAGTGATTGCTGTTAAAAGACTGCGTGATGATATGAAACATGATtgacaagtttttttttttttgaaagggaTGATtgacaagtttttttttttttgaaagggattattttattttaatttgtgtgTCAAAAGTTCATAGATAGTATTTGACTCAGCACTAGTACGAGTCAGTAAGGCGATTCAACAATGTCAATATAAACAGAAGCAAAAAatgaattaactaattaataaaaccCCGACAACAAGTTACGTCATCTTTTCAGTGTGCGGGAAATGGACAAGGACTggatattttggaaaatatctTCCCATCTCACCTGAAATGAACCAAAAGACCCATATACCCATTGGCCAAGTACATGAGAAGGTTGTTTAAGTCATTACGCTACAGTATTACAATGTTcgcttttttttcaaaatcaattgaCCTAATAATTCAATTGCAACTGGGGACGAAAAGCAGCGAAAGAGTTACGATGAAAGTAGAAGGAAAAGGAAACTGACCGATCTTTCTGGTGTTAGTATTAGTGAAGAGATACATGAGCAAACGAACAGTTCTCAAACTGAAGCTTTGGTTATACGAAGAAAGCGCCCTTTGCAACTCTTTATCATCGATAAACCCACTTCCATCTTGATCAGCCATTTGAAAGCAGGCAACGACGTTAGGATCTGTCCCCGGTGGAAATGCCGACGGCAACAGAGATGCGAACGGGCTCGCATAGCCTCCTGCGGGAGGATAGCTTCCGCTGTGAACTGGAGGAGCACCACCGACGCCATGCGCCTGGTGCTTGTCCTTTGGTGGTTTCTCGCCTAGAGGGGCAGAGTAGGGAGCAGAAGGTGCGCCGTATGGTGCAGCGGCGTATGGAGCACCGTACGGTTGAGGTGGCGGCGGTGCTCCAGCTGTGTATGGAGCGGCTGTGTAAGGCTGAGCTGGTGGGGAACCGTAGCCGTAGCCGGGAGGGTGTTGAGGGTATCCACCGGACATGTTTAGAATTATTTCCGAGCAGAAATGAGCTTTTTAATTTGTTCTGTCTTGAGTTTGTttgataattgatatttataaacCTATAGTTTGTAAAAGTAGGTTGAATTTTGTACAATATTGCAGGATTGCCATTCTTTGACTTAATTGATAAGTTTAGACTTTtcgtttttataattaaaaaggaaagaattATTACCTGTTCCCGCGTATGTATGAACTGCAAGTGGATTACTGGCAAAAGAAAACTGCAAGTGGATGTAACTTTTTTCGttgagaattttgaaatttatttatgccTTTAGGTCcgttttaaaactatttaaaaaaataggttaaTTTTGTAGAAAAATTTGTTTAGCTAGACAAGTTTTTTATACACGTGTTAAGAAAGTTTATCTAATTAGACATATTTTCCTTTaagttgtaaattttaattttttaatttaattattttctcgaTTCTTTtccatacatatttatattttttatttcatgttgttttaagttttttttagctTCCTTAGTtagatgattaaataataattatttcatccTTAAGATCCAATTTCAATTCCTTTTctaaacacatttgtaattttatttcatattgtttcaatttttaattaataaatatattgttttcaattttatattttaattcatcattttaattaataactcttttattcataaaataaaataataaatatgtaattatatagtAAAACATATACTTTAcatatatcattatattaaaatatttgaaattaataactcctttatatatgatatatacaccaactaattttttgatatatttttctttatatatgatatttctttgtcaaatatttattttctccacgTATATTGTGAGTATGGTGATTtctaaagttataaaatgaaataattatttcaaatataataattatttttatatgttaaatatttcaaatataattatttttcatctacATTATGAGTATGATATTTCAAGtgttttatatgtgaaatatttcaattaattatttgaaagatcattatgtttatatgtgaaatattttaaatacacatacaaaaatatttactaatttactaaaataatcatatttgcAATAatcatttgattttatgaataaaagagttattaattaaaagatgaactaaaataaaaattgaaaataatatatttattaattaaaaaacttaaaatagtatgaaataaaaattacaaatgtattTAGAAAAGGGAATTGAACATGG includes the following:
- the LOC105788343 gene encoding calcium-binding protein CBP, translating into MSGGYPQHPPGYGYGSPPAQPYTAAPYTAGAPPPPQPYGAPYAAAPYGAPSAPYSAPLGEKPPKDKHQAHGVGGAPPVHSGSYPPAGGYASPFASLLPSAFPPGTDPNVVACFQMADQDGSGFIDDKELQRALSSYNQSFSLRTVRLLMYLFTNTNTRKIGPKEFTSVFYSLQNWRAIFERFDRDRSGKIDANELREALLSLGFSVSPVVLDLLVSKFDKTGGKNKAIEYDNFIECCLTVKGLTEKFKEKDTMYSGNATFTYEAFMLTVLPFLIA